Proteins from a genomic interval of Zingiber officinale cultivar Zhangliang chromosome 2A, Zo_v1.1, whole genome shotgun sequence:
- the LOC122040841 gene encoding respirasome Complex Assembly Factor 1-like produces MKKTKSNKASSQELQNGHTPSSKFLKLLDPQASWDKDNLGDTLHWIRQGLGLSCGLLCGAVPLIGAFWIVAFMVLSTSIIYGYYTYVLKLDEEDFGGHGALLQEGLFASFSLFLLSWIVIYSLLHF; encoded by the exons ATGAAGAAGACGAAATCGAACAAGGCTTCTTCGCAGGAATTACAGAACGGCCATACTCCATCCTCTAAATTCCTCAAATTGCTCGATCCCCAGGCTTCGTGGGATAAG gatAATTTGGGGGATACCCTGCATTGGATCCGGCAGGGATTGGGTCTTTCCTGCGGGTTGTTGTGCGGCGCAGTACCTTTGATTGGGGCTTTCTGGATTGTAGC ATTTATGGTGCTATCAACCAGCATTATCTATGGCTATTACACGTATGTACTAAAACTAGATGAAGAAGATTTTGGAGGTCATGGAGCATTACTTCAGGAGGGTCTTTTTGCATCATTTAGCCTGTTTTTG CTTTCGTGGATTGTCATATACAGTTTATTACACTTTTAA